The genomic window CTTCAGACCGGAGAAAAAGTGCAGGTGGTCAATTTGCACAACGGAGAGCGGTTTGAAACCTATGTCATTAAAGGGAAGAAAAACTCCGGCGTCATTTGTTTGAACGGCCCCGCCGCCCGGCTGGGACAGGTGGGGGATTTGGTTATCATACTCTCCTATGCCCAAATGAGCCCCGAGGAAGCCAAAAAGTTTCATCCCAAGATTGTCCAAATCAACGAAAAAAACCGGCTTAAATAACACGGCCGCCGTCATTCTGGCCGCCGGAAAGGGAAAGCGGATGCGCTCCCCCCTCCCTAAAGTGCTCCATCGACTTTTGGGCCGTCCGCTTGTTTGCTGGGTGGTGGAAGCGGCGCAAAAAGCCGGAATTAAGAAAATCATCGTTGTTGTCGGCTTCAAGGGGGAGAAAGTCAAAAAAGCCCTGAAGGGTTACACGGTGGAATTCGTCTGGCAAAAATCGCAGCTCGGCACGGGGCACGCCGTGCGGATGGCTTACCCCAAGCTCAAAAATTTTCGCGGCACCCTGTTGGTTCTGGCCGGGGACGTGCCGGCCATTAAGCCGCAAACGATTCGCCACTTTATCGACTTTCACAAACGACAAAAGGCCTTGGCCTCCGTTCTGACCGCCCGCTGGCCGGACCCCACCGGCTACGGCCGCATCGTTCGTTCTAAAAGAGGGGATGTTTTGCGCATCGTGGAGCACAAAGACGCCACGCCCGAGGAACGGAAAATCCGCGAAGTGAACACCGGCACCCTGGTCTTCCGCGTCCCGCCATTTTTTAAACTTTTATCCCGAATCAAAAACCAAAATACCCAGAAGGAATACTATTTAACGGACGTGATAACCGTCTTGAACCGGCAGAAAAAGAAAGTCGCCGCACTGCTTTTGAAAAACCTAATCGAAGCGCAGGGGGTGAATTCGCGCGAGGAGCTGCAGCGTTTAGAGAACGCTTTTAATCAGCGTCTATGGAGATAAAATGGACTGGGCAGAAACTCTGAGAAGTCAAATCTCAATACTTGCAGGACAATACGCTGAGAAGTATGACATATCTCATCTGGTGACACCTAGTGGCGTTGTTATTTTCAAAGAAGACTTGGACAATGGTCTTAATGGCAACTTCATCGAGGCATCTTATAAAACAATCTTGAATGACGAGAATTGGAAAAAAAGATTGCAGAAACCGCATCCGCATTTTGAAAGTGATTCAAATATCCGTGAATTAGATTCTTGCACCAGTTCTGATGCTCTTCTTATGAATATTTTCTGCTTTCCCGATGTTATTGAGGAGAGATTACTTGGAAAACTTTTAGGAATTACCGGTTTTCAACAGCCCGAGTTTGGTTATGAACCCGGGGTTATGAAAAATGGAAGCCGCGACAAAACCGAGATTGACATGAAAATAGGTAAAGTCATTTTCGAATCTAAGCTGACCGAAAATAACTTTACCGATAAAGAGAAACATGTGGTTGAGCGCTATGATAACTTTCATAAGGTTTTTAATTCTGCGGATCTTTTTCAAGACGAGTCAAACTATAAAAACTACCAATTGATTAGAAACGTATTAGCTGCGTTTGAGAACGGCTTTTCTTTTTACCTCTTGTGCGATGCAAGGAGACCGGACTTGGTTAGAGAATTTTACTTTACGGTTAGATGTGTTAGAGACCAAAATCTAAGATCTAGGTGCTGCATAATTTTTTGGCAGGAAATTGCCGATTCTGTTAACCTGAACCTTCGGTTTTTTTTAAAGGAGAAGTATGGGTTGTAGATCAGGTTCAGCCCAGGGGCTTCCTTCCTGGGGTTTTTCTAAAAATGGACATTCCAATTGAACTGAAAGGTTTCCTCGACAAAGATTCAAAGCTCAGATCCTGGCCTTCGAGAAAGCACCGGGAGAAACAGCTTTTGGCCCTGGAATTTCTAGTCGTCAAGTTTGAGCCAGGCCGGGAATATTCGGAGAAAGAAGTAAACGAAATACTAAATCAAAATCACACCTTCGGAGACCCGGCCCTGCTCCGGCGAGAGCTTTATATGAAAAAATTGCTCGACCGCACTCCCGATGGGAGCCGCTATTGGCTGCAGGAAAAAATTGGCTCCGTTTAGGGCTTGACAGCAGCCTGAAGGAAGGGAATATTAACCTTCGAATGAAAAAGATTGGGCGGCTGACGAAACTGAACACCCTCCTCGTGGCGGGGATTCTCTATTTTTCGGCACCGCTTATCGCCGATGAAAAATCCAAAGAAATTGCCTGGCAGGACTACGCCAAGGCCACGGCCGAAGCAAAGAAAGCGAACAAACCGGTTCTAATCGATTTCTGGCGGCCGGGCTGAAAGTGGTGCGCGCGGATGGAGGAGTCGACCTACGTCGCTTCCAAAGTCATCCGCCTCCAAGACCAGTTGGTCTTTGCGAAAGTAAACGGACGGGAGGATACAGCGCTGGCGCGTCAGTACGGAATCGCCGGCTATCCCACCATTATCCTGCTGGCCTCCACCGGTGAAGAAATCGACCGGCTGTGGGGTTACTTCCCGCCGGATAGTTTCCATCAAACCATCACCAATTATATGGCGGGCGTGGGGACTTTGCCGTCTCTGGAAAAGCAGTTGGCCAAAGAACCGGAAAATATCGGCCTGATGATGCACGTTGCCGAAAAATACGCCAGCCGCAGTCAATTTGAAAAATCCGTCGAACTCTACAAACGGGTGGTCGCCATGGACCGCGAAAACAAAAGCGGCAAAGTTCCGGAGGCCATCTACAATGCCGGGGATGCCCTGTCCCGCGGTAAGAAATTTATGATAGCCAAACAATACTTTCAAACGCTCGTGGAGAAGTATCCCGCTTCGGAACTATATAACGACGCCTTGGTGGAGATCCCGTACCAGTACGAGCAAGCGGGAGATACGACGAGTGCCTTGAAGGGCTACCAACAACTGCTCAAAGACCACCCCACCCACCCGGACTCGACTTGGCTGCGGAAACGGATCGAAAAGTTCAGTACGCCCGCCAAGGAAACCGATAAGTAACGGTCTCCATCGCCTTCTCCACCTACAATATGATTGCCCCCGGACAAGGAAAGGGCGGGTTTTTTTCTTTCGCCTCATTGCCGACCGGCTTGGTCGGTTATTAAAAAACACCTCAAAAAGGCTTGACAAACAGCCGATATCTATGATAGATTAGTAACGGATTCAATGGATAAAGTGAGTCCATTGAAAGAAAGCATGGCGACGGCCCGGCCAACCGGGCCGTGTCCAAAGGGCTTGACGATGAACACGACTCCTTCAGAAATCATCCGGCCGCAAACGCGTCCCGCCTCCCCCGCTCCCGCCCGGGCGCCCAACCATGCAGGTCCCCGCAAAGGGGTATGACGGATGGACGCTGACCCGAAATCGGGGCATTTTGAAGTCCGATTCGAATCAATCGGGGGGCTTGGGGCCCACGCCGCCGCCCAGGTTCTGGCTACAGCCGCCGTTTTGCGCCTCGGGTTAAACGGCGCAGCCTTCTCCTCCTACGGCTCGGAAAAGAAGGGCTCGCCGGTCCGCTCCTTTGTCCGTCTTTGCCCGGCCGAGTTGCCCATTCGAACAAGCGCCCCAGTGGAATCGCCGGACGTCGTCGTTGTCTTTCACGCCGCCCTTTTGGCCAACCCGGCCACATTTTCCGGGCTTAAAGCCAAGGGTACGCTGATCATCAACGCGCCACCGGCACCCCTCCCGATGTCGCTGTCCGCGCTGCCCCGCACGGCGCGCGTCGTGCGGGTGGATGCACTGGCCATTGCCGTCGAGGAAAAATCCCGCCCCAACGCCGTCCTTTTGGGAACGCTTTGCGCCGCCTTCCCCTTTTTGAATGCCCTCGCGGTGAAGGAAGCACTCTCTGAAGAGTTCGCTGGAAAGCATCCGGAGGCGGTCGCGTCGAACGAGCAGGCTTTTCAGCGCGGCGCGATGGAGTTTGAGATTGTCGAAAATATTGGCCGCGCCGAAGGAGACCTTCCGCCCGCGCGTTCAACCCCCGTGTGGGGCTATGAAACCGCCCCCATCGGGGGGTTCATCCCCACGGCGGGCAACACCATTTGGAATGACCTGTCGGCCTCCCGCACGGGGTGGATGCCAGTCCTCAACAAGGAGGCTTGCATCCACTGCGGGCTGTGCGATTTGGTCTGCCCCGATCTTTGCATGGTGTGGGGGGACGGAGAGCCCGACGGAGGATTCGAACGCAAGCTAATGGGGATTGATTACCATTATTGCAAGGGGTGTCTGCGCTGCGTGGAGTCCTGCCCAACCGGTGCCTTGAGCAAGCAGGCGGAGACGCCAGACCTGGCAGAGAAGCTCCGGGTCCCGCTCTTTCCGGAGATTATTGAGTGAGATGGTTATTATGAAAACTTCCATCAGTTCCCCTCGTTCCCGCTCAAAGGAAGCCAAAGCGGCGTCCCCCATACAGCAGAAAGCGGATTTTAGAAGCGGCAACGAAGCGGCCGCAATCGCCGCGCGCGACATCGGCTTCCACATAATGGGTTACTACCCGATTACTCCTTCCACCGAAATCGCCGAGAACCTCGCCAAGATGGGGGCGAACGGCGAGCATGAAATAACCATGATTGCCGGAGATGGCGAGCACGGCGCCGCCGGCATTTGCTACGGCGCGGCCTTGGGCGGGGGGCGCGTTTTGAACGCCACCAGCTCGCAGGGTTTGCTCTACTCCTTGGAGCAGCTGCCCGTGCAATCCGGAACGCGCGTGCCCATGGTTTTGAACCTTGCCTGCCGCACGGTCTCCGGGCCGCTCGACATCCGCGGCGACCATTCCGATCTCTATTTCGCGCTGAACACCGGTTGGATTGTGCTTTTGGCGCGCGATCCGCAGGCGGTCTACGATTTAAATTTCGCCGCCGTGAAAATCGGCGAGCATCCCCGGGTACGGCTGCCGGTTCTCGTGGCCTACGACGGTTTTTTCACCAGCCACCAGAAGCGGCGCATCCAGGTTTTTGACGACCCATCCGCCGTGAAGCAGTTCCTCGGAGAACCGCCGGTCTATCCCACGCCTCTCAATGTGGAGCACCCGGCCACATTCGGCCCCTATATGAACGACCCGGATTTGATTAACAACAAAATGCAGCTTTCGCTGGCGATGGAGGCTGCGCGGGAAGTAGTTCTCGAGGTATTCGCCGAATTGGAGAAACGGACCGGCCGACCGTACCCCGTCTTGGACAGCTATCGTATGGAAGATGCCGAAACCGCGGTTGTGCTGCTTAACTCCGCTGCCGAAACGGCCAAGGAGGCCGCCGACGGCTTGCGCGCAAAGAGGCAAAAAGTCGGTGTCCTCTCCCCCAACGTGTTGCGCCCCTTCCCAGCGGAGGATTTCCGCCGCGCGATGAAAAATGTCAGGGCGGCGACAATCGGTGACCGGGCTGATTCTTACGGCGCCGGGGGGGGCAACCTGTCGCTCGAAGTCCGCGCAGCACTCCAGAACGACCCCAAGAATAAAACGCTGGTGCTTTCGCGCATCTACGGGCTGGGCGGCAAGGATTTCTACGGCGCCGATGCCGTTACTTTTTTCGAGGAAGCGCGCACGGCCGCGGTTGCGGGTAGAGTTGAAAAGCCGTTTGCCTACCATGGTGTCACGCCGGGCACAAGAGGGAGCGGCCCGAAGCCCGGCCTGCCGCCGATACCGGTCACCGACGTATCGCGCGGGATGGCTAAGGTCACCAAAGACGAGACAACAGGCCTCTTAAAGGTGGAACTCGAACCGATGTGGAAGATGACCGAAATTCCGAGCCGAATTGCCCCCGGACACGGCGCGTGCCCGGGCTGCGGAATCTTCCCGACACTCCATCAAGTTTATCGCGTACTGGAGGGAGACCTCGTGGTGCTTTTCCAGACCGGCTGCGCAATGGTGGTGACCACGGGTTATCCGTCCACGGCCCATCGCATCAACTACGTGCACAACCTTTTTCAGAACGGCGCGGCCACTCTTTCCGGCCTTGTGGAGATGTACCACGAGCGGGTGCGGCGGGGAGAATTGCCCGCTGCAAATGAGCCCACGTTTGTGATGGTAACGGGGGACGGCGGGATGGACATTGGCATCGGCCCGGCGCTCGGCGCGGCCCACCGCAATCATCGCATGATGATTTTGGAATACGACAACCAGGGATATATGAACACCGGCGCGCAGCTTTCCTACTCCACGCCGCTCGGCCACCGCACTTCCACCAGCGAGGTCGGTTCCAAGCAGCCGGGAAAACTCTACCACCACAAGGACACGGCCCAGATTTTCGCCGCCTGCCACCTGTCTTTCGTTTTCACGGCGAGCGAAGGATACCCCGAGGATTTGATGCGCAAGGTAGCCAAAGCGCAGTGGTACGCCAAGCGGGAAGGGTTGGTGTACGGCAAGATTCTGTCCTTCTGCCCGCTCAACTGGCGCACCGTGGACGATGGCGCCGAGGCGGTCTTGCAGGCGGCCATCGACTGCTGCTTTTTCCCGCTTTACGAAGTGGAGCGCGGGCGTACGACGATTACCTACGACCCGGACGCCATGGGGCGCCGCCGCCCGGTGGGCGACTGGCTTGGGCTGATGGGGAAAACCAAGCATTTGCTCACGCCCAAGAACGCGGCGCTGGTCAAAGAACTCCAAGAGGAAGTGGACCGGCGCTGGCGGCGGCTTAAGGCGATGCACGAGCATCCCCTATTGTAGAAGAGCGGAAAGTGGCGAAGATTCTCGAAACCCGCAAGCTAACACCGGTCACGAAGTATTTTCTGCTTGATGCCCCCCTCATCGCCGCCGCGGCCCAGCCAGGCCAGTTCGTGATGGTCCGCATCCGCGAAGGCGGGGAGCGCATCCCTATTACGATTGCCGACTATGACCGCGAGGCAGGAGCGCTCGCCATCGTGGTGCAGGAGGCTGGCGCGACCACCAAGCGCCTCTGCGCCTTGGAAGCCGGCCAAGAAATTCTCGACTTGGCAGGGCCCCTGGGTTCCCCGGTTGAAATCCCGGAAAGTGGACATATTTGCGGCGTAGGGGGCGGCTTTGGAACCGCCGCGCTCCTCTGTTTGCTGCGGGAATGCATCCGCCGCGGGCATCCGACCACGGCCTTAGTCGGCGCCCGGACAAAAGAATTGCTGATTTTCGTTGACGAACTCAAACAGGTATGCACAAATGTCGAGGTCTGCACGGACGACGGCTCGGCCGGTTTCAAGGGGTTTGTCTCGCAACGTCTGGAGCAACTCATTAAAGGTGAGACTCCGGGGCGACCCGACTTCGTCGTGGCCATCGGCCCGATGGCGATGATGCGGGCCGTTGCCGAAGTTACGCGCGGGCCAATGGTGAAAACGTTGGTCTCCATGGACCCATTGATGGTGGATGGCACCGGCATGTGCGGCGGCTGCCGCGTCACCGTAGCAGGGGAGCCGAAATTCGCTTGCGTGGATGGCCCTTGCTTGGACGGGCACGAAGTGGACTTCGAGGAGGCGATGCGCCGCAATAAAATGTATGTGCGGGAAGAAAAACTCGCCTTGGAGCGCATCGCCTGCGCCGCTGGGAAGGAAAGTTAATCATGCCGGTCAAACGCGCTGACAAAACCTCGATGCCCCAACGCGAAGCCCAAGCGCGCGCCCGGGATTTCCTGGAGGTCAACAAAGGATACACCCCTTACCATGCCGCTTTCGAAGCGGAGCGCTGCCTGCGCTGCCAGAATCCGGTCTGCGTGGAGGGCTGCCCGGTGCGGGTCCCGATTCCCGAATTTATGCACGCCGTCGCGACGGGCAATATGCAGGAGGCGG from Verrucomicrobiia bacterium includes these protein-coding regions:
- a CDS encoding DUF2087 domain-containing protein, whose protein sequence is MDIPIELKGFLDKDSKLRSWPSRKHREKQLLALEFLVVKFEPGREYSEKEVNEILNQNHTFGDPALLRRELYMKKLLDRTPDGSRYWLQEKIGSV
- a CDS encoding thiamine pyrophosphate-dependent enzyme; the protein is MKTSISSPRSRSKEAKAASPIQQKADFRSGNEAAAIAARDIGFHIMGYYPITPSTEIAENLAKMGANGEHEITMIAGDGEHGAAGICYGAALGGGRVLNATSSQGLLYSLEQLPVQSGTRVPMVLNLACRTVSGPLDIRGDHSDLYFALNTGWIVLLARDPQAVYDLNFAAVKIGEHPRVRLPVLVAYDGFFTSHQKRRIQVFDDPSAVKQFLGEPPVYPTPLNVEHPATFGPYMNDPDLINNKMQLSLAMEAAREVVLEVFAELEKRTGRPYPVLDSYRMEDAETAVVLLNSAAETAKEAADGLRAKRQKVGVLSPNVLRPFPAEDFRRAMKNVRAATIGDRADSYGAGGGNLSLEVRAALQNDPKNKTLVLSRIYGLGGKDFYGADAVTFFEEARTAAVAGRVEKPFAYHGVTPGTRGSGPKPGLPPIPVTDVSRGMAKVTKDETTGLLKVELEPMWKMTEIPSRIAPGHGACPGCGIFPTLHQVYRVLEGDLVVLFQTGCAMVVTTGYPSTAHRINYVHNLFQNGAATLSGLVEMYHERVRRGELPAANEPTFVMVTGDGGMDIGIGPALGAAHRNHRMMILEYDNQGYMNTGAQLSYSTPLGHRTSTSEVGSKQPGKLYHHKDTAQIFAACHLSFVFTASEGYPEDLMRKVAKAQWYAKREGLVYGKILSFCPLNWRTVDDGAEAVLQAAIDCCFFPLYEVERGRTTITYDPDAMGRRRPVGDWLGLMGKTKHLLTPKNAALVKELQEEVDRRWRRLKAMHEHPLL
- the panD gene encoding aspartate 1-decarboxylase produces the protein MLIEVLKSKIHRARVTEANLQYAGSITIDEKLMEAANLQTGEKVQVVNLHNGERFETYVIKGKKNSGVICLNGPAARLGQVGDLVIILSYAQMSPEEAKKFHPKIVQINEKNRLK
- a CDS encoding NTP transferase domain-containing protein yields the protein MSKSTKKTGLNNTAAVILAAGKGKRMRSPLPKVLHRLLGRPLVCWVVEAAQKAGIKKIIVVVGFKGEKVKKALKGYTVEFVWQKSQLGTGHAVRMAYPKLKNFRGTLLVLAGDVPAIKPQTIRHFIDFHKRQKALASVLTARWPDPTGYGRIVRSKRGDVLRIVEHKDATPEERKIREVNTGTLVFRVPPFFKLLSRIKNQNTQKEYYLTDVITVLNRQKKKVAALLLKNLIEAQGVNSREELQRLENAFNQRLWR
- a CDS encoding sulfide/dihydroorotate dehydrogenase-like FAD/NAD-binding protein; protein product: MAKILETRKLTPVTKYFLLDAPLIAAAAQPGQFVMVRIREGGERIPITIADYDREAGALAIVVQEAGATTKRLCALEAGQEILDLAGPLGSPVEIPESGHICGVGGGFGTAALLCLLRECIRRGHPTTALVGARTKELLIFVDELKQVCTNVEVCTDDGSAGFKGFVSQRLEQLIKGETPGRPDFVVAIGPMAMMRAVAEVTRGPMVKTLVSMDPLMVDGTGMCGGCRVTVAGEPKFACVDGPCLDGHEVDFEEAMRRNKMYVREEKLALERIACAAGKES
- a CDS encoding 2-oxoacid:acceptor oxidoreductase family protein; translation: MDADPKSGHFEVRFESIGGLGAHAAAQVLATAAVLRLGLNGAAFSSYGSEKKGSPVRSFVRLCPAELPIRTSAPVESPDVVVVFHAALLANPATFSGLKAKGTLIINAPPAPLPMSLSALPRTARVVRVDALAIAVEEKSRPNAVLLGTLCAAFPFLNALAVKEALSEEFAGKHPEAVASNEQAFQRGAMEFEIVENIGRAEGDLPPARSTPVWGYETAPIGGFIPTAGNTIWNDLSASRTGWMPVLNKEACIHCGLCDLVCPDLCMVWGDGEPDGGFERKLMGIDYHYCKGCLRCVESCPTGALSKQAETPDLAEKLRVPLFPEIIE
- a CDS encoding tetratricopeptide repeat protein — translated: MEESTYVASKVIRLQDQLVFAKVNGREDTALARQYGIAGYPTIILLASTGEEIDRLWGYFPPDSFHQTITNYMAGVGTLPSLEKQLAKEPENIGLMMHVAEKYASRSQFEKSVELYKRVVAMDRENKSGKVPEAIYNAGDALSRGKKFMIAKQYFQTLVEKYPASELYNDALVEIPYQYEQAGDTTSALKGYQQLLKDHPTHPDSTWLRKRIEKFSTPAKETDK